A window of the Aminivibrio sp. genome harbors these coding sequences:
- a CDS encoding response regulator transcription factor, whose translation MPGQRILIVEDEEAIVEVVSQTLRRHGYETAAAADGDSALEMAFSLRPDLVILDLMLPKMDGWEVCRRLKADRQTASVPVLMLTARREERDVVEGLEIGADDYMKKPFSLAELAARVKALLRRADPGEGGKIVEDGDLRIEVDGETALLRGTPLDLSPTEFRLLEALARRMGRTVPREELLSKIWSFYGGDTRTVDVHISRLRKKLDDGKRPALAVNSLRGRGYRLVWEE comes from the coding sequence GTGCCGGGGCAGAGAATACTTATCGTCGAGGACGAGGAGGCCATCGTGGAGGTCGTGTCCCAGACCTTGCGGCGGCACGGCTATGAAACGGCCGCCGCCGCGGACGGAGACAGCGCCCTTGAAATGGCGTTCTCCCTGAGGCCCGACCTGGTGATCCTGGACCTTATGCTGCCGAAGATGGACGGGTGGGAGGTCTGCCGCAGGCTCAAGGCGGACCGGCAGACCGCTTCCGTCCCCGTCCTTATGCTCACCGCCCGGAGAGAAGAGCGGGACGTGGTGGAGGGACTGGAAATCGGCGCCGATGACTACATGAAAAAACCCTTCTCCCTGGCGGAGCTGGCTGCCCGGGTCAAGGCCCTTCTCCGGAGGGCCGATCCCGGCGAAGGAGGCAAAATCGTGGAGGACGGCGACCTCCGCATAGAAGTCGACGGGGAAACGGCCCTGCTCCGGGGGACGCCCCTGGACCTCAGCCCCACGGAATTCCGCCTCCTCGAAGCACTGGCCAGGAGAATGGGGCGCACCGTTCCCAGGGAGGAGCTGCTGTCGAAAATCTGGAGCTTCTACGGCGGCGACACCAGGACGGTGGACGTCCACATTTCCCGCCTCCGGAAGAAGCTTGACGACGGAAAACGCCCCGCCCTGGCGGTCAATTCCCTCCGGGGAAGAGGCTACCGCCTGGTATGGGAGGAATGA
- the phoU gene encoding phosphate signaling complex protein PhoU translates to MNEVNLRKQLEEDLGELKRMILRLGRMAEEAISRAVWALKNQDTDVARSVIEKDDELDELAEGVDSACMHFTARYQPLGEDLRAVTSIMHMAIDLERVGDYGGNIAKVALDLAGQELIKPLIDIPRMVDALAAMVEKALAAFDTEDAEAAKAVFPMDDLLDDLEKQIMRELLLLMMENPQRIGQATLLLNVARTLERAGDHITNVAERVVYIYTGKPVKASAFRRPKER, encoded by the coding sequence ATGAACGAAGTCAACCTGAGAAAGCAGCTCGAAGAGGACCTCGGGGAGCTGAAACGGATGATCCTCCGGCTCGGGAGGATGGCGGAAGAAGCCATCTCCAGGGCGGTCTGGGCGCTGAAGAACCAAGATACGGACGTCGCCCGTTCTGTCATCGAAAAGGACGACGAACTCGACGAACTGGCCGAAGGAGTGGACAGCGCCTGCATGCATTTCACCGCCCGATACCAGCCCCTCGGCGAGGATCTTCGGGCCGTGACCTCCATTATGCATATGGCCATAGACCTTGAGCGGGTCGGCGACTACGGCGGCAACATCGCCAAGGTAGCCCTGGACCTGGCCGGGCAGGAACTCATCAAGCCCCTCATCGACATTCCCCGCATGGTGGATGCCCTCGCCGCCATGGTGGAAAAGGCGCTTGCCGCCTTCGATACGGAAGACGCGGAGGCCGCGAAGGCCGTATTCCCCATGGACGATCTTCTTGACGACCTGGAAAAGCAGATCATGAGGGAACTGTTGCTCCTGATGATGGAAAACCCCCAGCGAATCGGGCAGGCAACCCTGCTCCTGAACGTGGCGAGAACCCTGGAACGGGCGGGTGACCACATCACCAACGTGGCGGAACGGGTGGTGTATATTTACACCGGCAAACCCGTGAAGGCCTCCGCTTTCCGGCGGCCGAAGGAGCGGTGA
- the pstB gene encoding phosphate ABC transporter ATP-binding protein PstB, producing MEKVQISAKNVNLYYGAARVLKDVSVDILEKNVTALIGPSGCGKSTFLRCINRMNDFIPSARFEGEIRIDGIDIYDRGTDVIALRRKVGMVFQKPNPFPMSIYDNVAYGPRLHGIRNREKLDEIVRSSLAGAALWDEVKDKLKSPGTGLSGGQQQRLCIARAIATEPAVLLMDEPTSALDPLATARIEELVRELKKNYTVVIVTHNMQQAARISDKTAFFLLGDLVEYDSTPKMFTSPGDKRTEDYITGRFG from the coding sequence ATGGAAAAAGTACAGATCAGCGCGAAAAACGTGAATCTCTATTACGGGGCCGCCCGGGTGCTGAAGGATGTCTCAGTGGACATCCTGGAAAAAAACGTGACGGCCCTCATCGGCCCTTCAGGCTGCGGGAAAAGCACCTTCCTGAGGTGCATCAACAGGATGAACGATTTCATCCCCTCCGCCCGGTTCGAGGGAGAAATCCGCATCGACGGCATCGACATCTACGACAGGGGAACGGACGTGATCGCCCTGCGGCGGAAGGTGGGCATGGTGTTCCAGAAGCCCAACCCGTTCCCCATGTCCATCTACGACAACGTGGCCTACGGTCCGCGCCTTCACGGCATCCGGAACAGGGAAAAGCTCGACGAAATCGTCCGGAGCAGCCTCGCCGGCGCCGCCCTGTGGGACGAGGTGAAGGACAAACTCAAAAGCCCCGGCACGGGCCTCTCGGGAGGGCAGCAGCAGCGGCTCTGCATCGCCCGGGCCATTGCCACGGAACCGGCCGTACTGCTCATGGATGAGCCCACGAGCGCCCTGGATCCCCTGGCGACCGCCCGCATCGAAGAGCTGGTGAGAGAGCTCAAGAAGAACTATACTGTGGTCATCGTGACCCACAACATGCAGCAGGCCGCCCGTATTTCCGACAAAACGGCATTCTTTCTTCTGGGCGACCTCGTGGAATACGACAGCACGCCGAAGATGTTCACGTCGCCCGGGGACAAGCGGACGGAAGATTATATCACCGGAAGGTTCGGCTAG
- the pstA gene encoding phosphate ABC transporter permease PstA, translating to MDRRQIADKIMTFLCWASGLILTALVFSILAFVFVRGYSVLSLDFLLEPPRDSMTKGGILTPLVGTIQLVAVAMAFAIPVGVATGLYFAEYARDDLFTRILRLAIRSLAGVPSVVFGLFGLSLFVILFQFGPSLLSAALTLACLTLPLMVTASEQAFLAVPQDYRDGSYALGASKWQTIRRVVLPSAAPTVITGIILSIGRVAGETAPIMFTGAAFFAPHIAKSLFSEVMALPYHIYVLATAGTFIEETLPIQYGTVLVLLLLVLGICSVGIYMRSRLRRRMRR from the coding sequence ATGGATCGCCGGCAAATAGCGGACAAAATCATGACCTTCCTCTGCTGGGCCTCCGGGCTCATCCTGACAGCCTTGGTCTTTTCTATCCTGGCCTTCGTCTTCGTTCGCGGGTATTCCGTTCTTTCCCTGGACTTCCTCCTGGAGCCGCCCCGGGACAGCATGACCAAGGGAGGCATACTGACCCCCCTCGTGGGAACCATTCAGCTCGTGGCGGTGGCCATGGCTTTCGCCATTCCCGTCGGGGTGGCCACGGGACTCTACTTCGCCGAGTACGCCCGGGACGATCTGTTCACCCGCATCCTTAGGCTGGCCATCCGGTCCCTTGCCGGGGTGCCCTCGGTGGTCTTCGGGCTTTTCGGACTCTCCCTCTTCGTTATCCTGTTCCAGTTCGGGCCAAGCCTTCTTTCAGCCGCGCTGACCCTGGCATGTCTGACTCTTCCGCTCATGGTCACCGCATCGGAGCAGGCTTTTCTCGCCGTGCCCCAGGATTACCGGGACGGGTCCTACGCCCTCGGGGCCTCGAAATGGCAGACCATCCGGCGGGTGGTGCTTCCTTCGGCGGCACCGACGGTCATTACCGGGATCATCCTCAGCATCGGCCGGGTGGCTGGGGAGACGGCGCCCATCATGTTCACCGGCGCGGCCTTTTTCGCTCCCCATATCGCGAAGAGCCTCTTTTCCGAGGTGATGGCCCTGCCGTACCACATCTACGTTCTCGCCACGGCGGGAACCTTCATCGAGGAAACCCTCCCCATACAGTACGGAACGGTTCTCGTTCTTCTTCTTCTCGTCCTGGGAATCTGCTCCGTGGGGATATACATGCGGTCCCGGCTTCGCCGGAGGATGCGCCGATAA
- the pstC gene encoding phosphate ABC transporter permease subunit PstC — MKDRLPGTIVKGISSAGILVMLFILYFLFREGLPVLRSVTLKELFWGDLWYPAESPPILGMFPLIAGTLAVTGLSSLLAVPFSLLIAVFVSEMAPRPIREFLKPILELLGFFPSIVLGFIGMAALAPWLQETFDMLSGLNLLNASLLLGILTIPVVSSLAEEALGAVPQDLRDASYALGATRWETTRKVVIPSALPGILSASLLGVMRAMGETMVVLMAAGGAAIIPKSVFDPVRPLTSTIAAEMGETPVGSPHYSALFFGGMILLVMTLTVNLLSAWIEKKGKMVK, encoded by the coding sequence ATGAAAGACAGGCTGCCGGGAACCATCGTGAAGGGAATTTCAAGTGCGGGGATACTTGTTATGCTCTTCATTCTGTACTTCCTTTTCCGGGAGGGGCTTCCCGTGCTCAGGAGCGTCACGCTGAAAGAACTGTTTTGGGGCGACTTGTGGTACCCCGCCGAATCCCCCCCCATATTGGGCATGTTCCCCCTCATCGCCGGCACCTTGGCTGTGACGGGGCTTTCTTCCCTCCTGGCGGTTCCTTTCAGCCTTCTCATCGCCGTTTTCGTGTCTGAAATGGCTCCCCGTCCGATCAGGGAATTTCTGAAGCCGATCCTCGAGCTTCTCGGCTTCTTTCCGTCCATCGTTCTCGGTTTCATCGGCATGGCGGCCCTTGCCCCCTGGCTGCAGGAAACCTTCGACATGCTTTCGGGACTGAACCTCCTCAACGCGTCCCTCCTGCTGGGCATTCTTACCATTCCGGTGGTGAGCTCCCTTGCCGAGGAAGCCCTGGGTGCAGTCCCCCAGGACCTTCGGGACGCTTCCTACGCCCTGGGTGCCACCCGCTGGGAGACTACCCGGAAAGTGGTCATCCCCTCGGCCCTTCCGGGAATACTGAGCGCATCCCTCCTTGGGGTCATGCGGGCGATGGGAGAGACCATGGTGGTCCTCATGGCCGCCGGCGGAGCGGCTATCATCCCCAAGTCCGTCTTCGACCCCGTCCGGCCGCTCACCTCTACCATAGCCGCTGAAATGGGGGAGACCCCGGTGGGCTCTCCCCACTACTCCGCTCTTTTCTTCGGAGGCATGATTCTCTTGGTCATGACCCTGACGGTGAACCTGCTCTCGGCCTGGATCGAGAAAAAGGGAAAGATGGTGAAGTAG
- a CDS encoding phosphate ABC transporter substrate-binding protein: MRKTAAILAGIAILSLSGMAFGAEIVMNGSTTVLPIAQAAAEKYMAANEGVKISVSGGGSGNGIKAIIDGTTDIANSSRFIKLEEVKTAVEKGTYPVPFAVAMDALLPIIHPDNPVRDLSIDQLQAIYSGKITSWKDVGGEDKPIAVVGRDTSSGTYETWQEIVLKKERVSPRALIVASSGAMLTTVAKNKYAIGYDGIGYINNTVKPLMVNGKKGSVETVLDGSYPIARFLYMFTKGWPTGEIMKFINYMLGDEGQKVVASTGFVPMRILK, from the coding sequence ATGAGAAAAACGGCAGCGATTCTCGCGGGAATAGCGATCCTCTCCCTTTCGGGCATGGCCTTCGGGGCTGAAATCGTCATGAACGGTTCCACCACGGTTCTCCCCATCGCCCAGGCGGCGGCGGAGAAGTACATGGCGGCCAACGAAGGCGTGAAGATCAGCGTCTCCGGTGGCGGCAGCGGCAACGGCATCAAGGCCATCATCGACGGAACCACCGACATCGCCAATTCCTCCAGGTTCATCAAGCTGGAGGAGGTCAAGACGGCGGTTGAGAAAGGGACCTATCCCGTTCCCTTCGCGGTGGCCATGGATGCCCTGCTCCCCATCATCCACCCCGACAACCCGGTCCGGGATCTTTCCATCGACCAGCTCCAGGCGATTTATTCCGGTAAGATCACCAGCTGGAAGGACGTGGGCGGAGAGGACAAACCCATCGCCGTGGTCGGACGGGACACCAGTTCCGGCACCTACGAGACCTGGCAGGAGATCGTTCTCAAGAAGGAAAGAGTGTCCCCCAGGGCCCTGATCGTGGCCTCCTCGGGAGCCATGCTCACCACCGTGGCCAAGAACAAGTACGCCATCGGCTACGACGGTATCGGCTACATCAACAACACGGTGAAGCCCCTCATGGTGAACGGAAAGAAAGGTTCAGTCGAGACTGTCCTTGACGGTTCCTACCCCATCGCCCGCTTCCTCTACATGTTCACGAAAGGTTGGCCGACCGGCGAGATCATGAAGTTCATTAACTACATGCTCGGTGACGAAGGGCAGAAAGTGGTCGCTTCCACGGGGTTCGTACCCATGAGGATCCTGAAGTAG
- a CDS encoding amino acid racemase, translating into MVNKKQPDKILGVLGGMGPAAAAEFLRLLAERAPVSRDQEHAVTYLLSDPQVPDRSSAILGTGEDPTERLKKNLLTLAGWGADFLAVPCNTAHFFIDRFRDELPVPLVHIIDETVAAAERMSPKGAWLLATRGTMDSGLYQGYAEKRNYPFFVPSMEVQRKVQKSIELVKSNRKTEGGELLKGVVLALWEERDLPICAACTELPLAYDASGLPQEKTVSSLGALCEACLRVLYP; encoded by the coding sequence ATGGTGAACAAGAAACAGCCCGATAAAATTCTCGGTGTGCTCGGCGGCATGGGACCGGCGGCGGCGGCGGAGTTTCTCCGGCTCCTGGCGGAACGGGCACCCGTCTCCCGGGACCAGGAGCACGCCGTGACCTACCTGCTCTCCGACCCCCAGGTGCCCGACCGGAGCAGTGCCATTCTCGGCACGGGGGAGGACCCCACGGAGCGGCTGAAGAAGAACCTCCTCACCCTCGCGGGATGGGGAGCCGATTTCCTCGCGGTGCCCTGCAACACGGCCCACTTCTTCATCGACCGCTTCCGGGACGAACTGCCCGTACCCCTCGTCCACATCATCGACGAGACCGTGGCCGCGGCGGAGCGGATGAGCCCTAAAGGGGCCTGGCTCCTTGCCACGAGGGGGACCATGGACAGCGGGCTCTACCAGGGATATGCGGAAAAGAGGAATTACCCCTTCTTTGTCCCCTCCATGGAAGTTCAGCGGAAGGTGCAGAAAAGCATCGAACTGGTAAAGTCGAACAGGAAGACGGAGGGGGGGGAGCTGCTGAAAGGCGTGGTGCTGGCGCTGTGGGAGGAACGGGATCTTCCCATATGCGCGGCCTGCACGGAGCTTCCCCTGGCCTACGACGCATCGGGCCTTCCACAGGAGAAGACCGTATCCAGCCTGGGAGCCCTCTGCGAAGCCTGCCTCCGGGTTCTCTACCCCTGA
- a CDS encoding metallophosphoesterase, which yields MSRSFAVFFSLYVLVYGSMHVYVYFKLRSAIGRGWKWTALFIMVSLAMIVGARALWLFDFGDARTLRKVLSYSGYVWMAFMFMTFAWFVLIDLARLLFYILDSIVSTRFGDLLGSPKLRAAVAVSAALSICLYGWFEALNVRTVTITIPTSKLSRGADRVRIAQLSDVHLGGIIQEERLAAMLDAVRKAEPDMLVVTGDLVDGGMEERRPEVALFRSLKLPHGIYAVTGNHEYYAGIDQSLAFMEHAGLRVLRNEAVRAGGVILAGVDDKTGNRYGRPAAQDASVLAGMPPNRFVVLLKHQPLIDHDAVGLFDLQLSGHTHGGQIWPFYWVTRAVYDYRPGLRAIAPPERSGQAHAAPLKRQSRIYVNNGAGTWGPPIRFLTPPEVTIIDIVRE from the coding sequence ATGAGCCGGAGTTTTGCCGTGTTTTTTTCGCTCTACGTGCTGGTTTACGGAAGCATGCACGTCTATGTTTACTTCAAGCTGAGAAGCGCCATAGGAAGAGGCTGGAAATGGACCGCCCTTTTCATCATGGTGTCTTTGGCCATGATCGTCGGCGCCAGGGCCCTGTGGCTCTTCGACTTCGGGGATGCCCGCACCCTTCGGAAGGTTCTTTCCTACTCGGGGTACGTGTGGATGGCCTTCATGTTCATGACCTTCGCCTGGTTTGTCCTCATCGACCTGGCGAGGCTGCTCTTCTATATTCTCGACAGCATCGTCTCCACCAGGTTTGGTGACCTGCTCGGTTCGCCGAAGCTGCGGGCGGCCGTAGCCGTCTCCGCCGCTCTTTCCATCTGCCTGTACGGCTGGTTCGAGGCGCTGAACGTCAGGACGGTCACCATCACCATCCCCACATCGAAGCTGTCGAGAGGAGCGGACCGTGTCCGTATCGCCCAGCTCTCCGACGTGCACCTCGGGGGGATTATCCAGGAGGAACGGCTGGCAGCCATGCTCGATGCGGTGAGGAAGGCGGAACCCGACATGCTCGTCGTCACGGGGGATCTTGTGGACGGCGGAATGGAGGAGCGCCGGCCCGAGGTCGCCCTTTTCCGGTCCCTGAAGCTGCCCCACGGCATCTACGCCGTAACGGGAAATCACGAATACTATGCGGGCATCGACCAGTCCCTGGCCTTCATGGAACATGCCGGCCTGAGGGTTCTGCGGAACGAGGCTGTTCGTGCCGGGGGCGTCATTCTCGCCGGCGTGGACGACAAGACAGGCAACCGGTACGGCCGCCCTGCCGCGCAGGACGCATCCGTCCTGGCGGGGATGCCGCCGAACCGCTTCGTGGTGCTCCTCAAGCACCAGCCGCTCATCGACCATGATGCGGTGGGACTGTTTGATCTCCAACTCTCCGGGCACACCCACGGCGGCCAGATCTGGCCGTTCTACTGGGTGACCAGGGCGGTCTACGATTACCGGCCGGGCCTTCGGGCCATCGCCCCCCCGGAGAGGAGCGGGCAGGCCCATGCGGCTCCCCTGAAGAGGCAGAGCCGGATCTACGTGAACAACGGCGCTGGAACATGGGGTCCTCCCATACGGTTCCTCACCCCTCCCGAAGTGACGATCATTGACATCGTGAGGGAATAG
- a CDS encoding glycosyltransferase yields the protein MDDWLLFLFRGLRAFVDDPLASEFWVVVFRFVPFILALELPYYLFVFSGILRYLIRKRHSEPLRCNVFPPVSCIVTCYSEGKDIRKTIRSLAAQLYPGKIEIIPVLDGASDNKPTYDAAYEMEKEVASLPGRVLKCLPKWKRGGRVSSLNSGFALSTGDVVMAMDGDTSFDNDMVENAVRHFSDPDVMCVSGCLRVRNWRDSPAAALQAVEYLVSILASKTGLSEFNAVNNISGAFGIFRRDVLTLIGGWDAGTAEDLDLTLRVKNYFGRHRNLRIVFDPEVMGHTDAPDTFRGFFRQRLRWDGDLFYLYFLKHFRSFSPRLMGWPNLIVSTVGGLLFQIVTPLLLFLYTVFLLATVPMSVIGVIMGLVYLFYFTVETFFFLVTLFFLSERPREDGMLIPLLPLMPVFTFVTRIWSAFAILWEMTGRGHLDTDMAPWWVLRKTKF from the coding sequence ATGGATGATTGGCTTCTTTTCCTTTTCCGGGGTCTGCGGGCCTTTGTCGATGATCCCCTCGCCTCCGAGTTCTGGGTGGTCGTCTTCAGGTTCGTCCCCTTCATCCTTGCTCTGGAGCTGCCTTACTATCTCTTTGTTTTCTCCGGTATTCTCAGGTATCTCATCAGAAAGAGACATTCGGAGCCTTTGCGGTGTAACGTCTTTCCGCCCGTATCCTGCATCGTCACATGCTACTCGGAGGGAAAGGATATCCGGAAGACTATCAGGAGCCTGGCCGCGCAGCTTTATCCCGGAAAGATAGAGATCATCCCGGTCCTGGACGGCGCTTCGGACAACAAGCCCACCTACGACGCCGCCTATGAGATGGAGAAAGAGGTGGCCTCCCTCCCGGGAAGGGTGCTGAAATGCCTTCCCAAGTGGAAAAGAGGAGGGAGGGTTTCCTCCCTTAACTCCGGTTTCGCCCTCTCCACGGGAGACGTGGTCATGGCCATGGACGGCGATACTTCCTTCGACAACGACATGGTGGAAAATGCCGTCCGCCACTTCAGCGACCCCGACGTGATGTGCGTTTCGGGGTGCCTCCGGGTGCGTAACTGGAGGGATTCACCGGCGGCCGCACTTCAGGCCGTAGAGTACCTCGTGTCCATCCTCGCGAGCAAGACGGGGCTCAGCGAATTCAACGCGGTCAACAACATTTCCGGAGCTTTCGGCATCTTCAGGAGAGACGTTCTTACCCTCATCGGCGGGTGGGATGCCGGGACCGCAGAAGACCTGGATCTCACCCTCAGGGTGAAGAACTATTTCGGCAGGCACCGGAACCTGCGCATCGTCTTCGACCCAGAGGTGATGGGGCATACGGACGCTCCGGACACTTTCCGCGGTTTCTTCAGGCAAAGGCTCCGGTGGGACGGGGATCTTTTCTACCTCTACTTTCTCAAACATTTCCGGTCTTTCTCCCCGAGGCTCATGGGGTGGCCGAACCTCATCGTTTCCACGGTGGGCGGGCTGCTCTTCCAGATCGTCACGCCCCTGCTTCTGTTCCTCTACACCGTATTCCTTCTGGCGACCGTTCCCATGTCCGTCATCGGTGTCATAATGGGGCTCGTTTATCTTTTCTATTTCACTGTGGAGACCTTTTTCTTCCTCGTAACGCTCTTTTTCCTCTCCGAGCGCCCGCGGGAAGACGGCATGCTCATTCCCCTCCTTCCGCTCATGCCCGTTTTCACCTTCGTGACCCGGATCTGGTCCGCCTTTGCGATCCTCTGGGAAATGACCGGACGGGGCCATCTTGACACCGACATGGCTCCCTGGTGGGTGCTCAGGAAAACGAAATTCTGA
- a CDS encoding diguanylate cyclase, which produces MKDQGSEHVSEMNLFFLTGPGDLPAALSSGEGLPDGFILGRCGSGSECGHMLRELRKGDETALLPVFLKDFSSDREQEAADGPARTRDEMEKLALKIGNRLRDVDEQALRKSLDLRLLAFLYSREGKKLRPVLDPFSRELYSYPLADYLSGGLMDSSRWLSELLEKGYLEEETLTDRIRACPKCDGAHLNYVDVCPFCRSMDIRRVPFVHCFTCGRVGPQEAFVREGSMQCPFCGARLRHIGSDYDRPMDNYLCTSCSQTFAEPDVSCRCFLCGTWSPVDGLSVRSFREYSLSDKGIIAVRSGNTDDLYSVFDALNYTKPEPFRYILDWQLQLSERPPAEPFSLMVISFPNAEKVRETVGRKKVTEIMESVAKRLRENIRKTDISTRTAENDLLLLLPKTGEKGCTVLASKVRALEKETRQPDGLVLEISVKTMVFPRDRVEGEDAVLLMERLKG; this is translated from the coding sequence ATGAAAGACCAGGGAAGCGAACATGTCTCAGAAATGAATCTTTTCTTTCTCACGGGTCCCGGGGACCTTCCCGCAGCCCTCTCCTCGGGTGAGGGGCTCCCCGACGGCTTTATCCTCGGCAGGTGCGGATCCGGCAGCGAATGCGGCCATATGCTCAGGGAGCTCCGGAAGGGAGACGAAACGGCCCTTCTGCCTGTTTTTCTGAAGGATTTCTCGTCGGACAGGGAGCAGGAGGCGGCGGACGGACCGGCCAGGACGAGAGATGAGATGGAAAAGCTTGCCCTCAAGATAGGAAACAGGCTGCGGGATGTGGATGAACAGGCTCTCCGAAAAAGCCTCGATCTCAGGCTCCTGGCCTTTCTCTATTCCCGGGAGGGGAAAAAACTCAGACCTGTTCTCGACCCATTTTCCAGGGAGCTTTATTCCTATCCTCTCGCGGATTATCTCTCGGGCGGGCTGATGGATTCGTCCAGGTGGCTGTCCGAGCTGCTCGAGAAAGGTTACCTGGAAGAAGAGACCCTTACCGACAGGATCCGGGCGTGTCCGAAATGCGACGGTGCCCACCTGAATTACGTGGATGTCTGTCCCTTCTGCAGAAGCATGGACATCCGCCGGGTTCCATTCGTTCACTGTTTCACATGCGGAAGGGTAGGCCCCCAGGAGGCCTTTGTAAGGGAGGGGTCCATGCAGTGCCCCTTCTGCGGCGCAAGGCTCCGCCATATCGGTTCGGATTATGACAGGCCCATGGATAATTACCTCTGCACCTCCTGTTCCCAGACTTTTGCGGAACCGGATGTCTCGTGCAGGTGTTTCCTCTGCGGTACATGGAGCCCGGTGGATGGGCTGTCGGTGCGCTCTTTCAGGGAGTATTCCCTCTCCGACAAGGGAATAATTGCCGTCAGGAGCGGAAACACGGATGATTTGTATTCTGTCTTCGATGCCCTGAACTATACCAAGCCGGAACCGTTCCGCTATATCCTCGACTGGCAGCTCCAGCTCTCCGAGAGACCACCTGCGGAGCCCTTCAGCCTTATGGTCATTTCCTTCCCCAACGCCGAAAAGGTCAGGGAAACGGTCGGCCGGAAAAAGGTGACGGAGATAATGGAGAGCGTGGCGAAGCGTCTTCGGGAGAACATCAGAAAAACAGATATCAGCACAAGGACGGCGGAAAACGATCTTCTCCTTCTTCTTCCCAAGACGGGAGAAAAGGGCTGTACCGTTCTGGCGTCAAAAGTGAGGGCGCTTGAAAAGGAGACCCGGCAGCCCGACGGCCTCGTCCTGGAAATTTCCGTGAAAACGATGGTCTTTCCCAGGGACAGGGTGGAGGGAGAAGACGCCGTGCTTCTTATGGAACGGCTGAAGGGCTGA
- a CDS encoding HlyD family efflux transporter periplasmic adaptor subunit, translating to MKVRFDSPKKQNPDEDGGLLVRYGPAKRAVPKWRWYILVLVISSPLLFLLWRVGAAMFLINAPGVISLEKVSINSPFPAVVEKIYVSPGARTALGDLLIRLEDPVVTQRIYVLQAELEALKVGVPGAAGNFPPRAVFAGVRIAEESVRYQKGYRDSVQYLFRQGAATRAEADAAEDRYRQALAALAEARAARALLQVPDLSRLESAAQRNTRIAQIEAELKGLEERKGFFSVVSPGEGRVLDVFPTEGQSVAGGAPLVLLGRPQSMKVMAYLQPRHISYAKEGEKVIVRLPGSLSVSGKVSAAPEIAARIPAELAGVLAEGKQALLVRIDLDEPLAGHLRVEGLPVSVHFGFSLRKSLQLLSGEP from the coding sequence ATGAAAGTCAGGTTTGATTCACCGAAAAAGCAGAATCCCGATGAAGATGGAGGTCTTCTCGTCAGGTATGGTCCTGCGAAGCGGGCGGTACCGAAATGGAGGTGGTACATCCTCGTCCTGGTCATTTCGTCCCCCCTTCTCTTCCTTCTCTGGCGGGTCGGGGCCGCCATGTTTTTAATAAATGCCCCGGGAGTCATTTCCCTGGAGAAGGTCAGCATCAACAGCCCCTTCCCCGCGGTGGTGGAGAAAATTTACGTGTCCCCCGGCGCCAGGACGGCTCTCGGCGACCTGCTCATACGCCTGGAAGACCCTGTGGTGACCCAGAGGATCTACGTCCTGCAGGCGGAACTGGAGGCACTGAAGGTCGGAGTGCCCGGTGCGGCGGGGAACTTCCCTCCCAGGGCCGTATTTGCCGGAGTCCGCATAGCGGAGGAGAGCGTAAGGTACCAGAAAGGATACAGGGATTCGGTACAGTATCTCTTCAGGCAGGGAGCCGCCACAAGGGCTGAAGCCGACGCCGCCGAGGACAGGTACAGGCAGGCCCTTGCAGCCCTGGCTGAGGCCAGGGCTGCAAGGGCCCTTCTCCAGGTGCCGGATCTGTCCAGGCTGGAGTCAGCGGCCCAGAGAAATACAAGGATCGCCCAGATTGAGGCGGAATTGAAAGGGCTGGAAGAACGGAAGGGATTTTTCTCCGTGGTCAGCCCCGGCGAAGGACGGGTGCTGGACGTTTTTCCCACCGAGGGACAATCCGTCGCCGGGGGAGCCCCCCTGGTTCTCCTGGGGCGACCCCAGTCCATGAAGGTGATGGCCTACCTGCAGCCAAGGCACATTTCCTATGCGAAGGAGGGCGAGAAGGTTATCGTGCGCCTGCCGGGAAGCCTTTCGGTTTCCGGCAAGGTTTCTGCGGCGCCGGAAATCGCCGCCCGCATTCCGGCGGAACTTGCCGGCGTACTGGCGGAGGGAAAGCAGGCACTGCTCGTCAGGATCGATCTCGATGAACCCCTTGCCGGTCACCTTCGCGTCGAGGGACTGCCGGTGTCCGTCCATTTCGGTTTTTCTCTCCGGAAAAGCCTGCAGCTTCTCTCCGGGGAACCATGA